The Faecalibacterium prausnitzii genome includes a window with the following:
- a CDS encoding ATP synthase F0 subunit B — protein sequence MLTLNLNLLWTVVNVLVLFLLLRKFLYRPVMNIIAERQKQVDDALAAAETSKSEAAAALNAAQDKLRNVDDEAAARRKAYEQQAEKEKQQLLLDAQKQADAILAEGKTAAEAERQHKLREADAQTTALARAMCEKLLARHLTAQDDARLLDDLLEKAGAGNGN from the coding sequence ATGCTGACACTGAATCTGAACCTTTTGTGGACGGTCGTCAACGTTCTGGTCCTGTTTTTGCTGCTGCGCAAGTTCCTGTACAGGCCTGTCATGAACATCATCGCAGAGCGCCAGAAGCAGGTGGACGACGCCCTTGCTGCTGCCGAGACTTCCAAGAGCGAAGCCGCTGCGGCACTGAATGCTGCGCAGGATAAGCTGCGCAATGTGGACGATGAGGCCGCTGCCCGCCGCAAGGCTTACGAGCAGCAGGCGGAGAAGGAAAAGCAGCAGCTGCTGCTGGACGCCCAGAAGCAGGCTGACGCCATCCTTGCCGAGGGCAAGACCGCAGCCGAGGCAGAGCGCCAGCACAAGCTGCGCGAGGCCGACGCCCAGACCACGGCTCTGGCCCGTGCGATGTGCGAAAAGCTGCTGGCACGGCACCTGACCGCACAGGACGACGCCCGTCTGCTGGACGATCTGTTGGAGAAAGCAGGTGCAGGCAATGGCAACTGA